One Candidatus Binatia bacterium DNA window includes the following coding sequences:
- the dnaG gene encoding DNA primase: protein MAGKIPDETLRTIRERVSIVEVVSGHVSLKKAGRNYLGLCPFHAEKTPSFNVNEERGLFHCFGCGVGGNVFRFLMLADRIEFLEAVEVLARRAGVTLPKRNELGSTGEQHDQLIRLNELAQRCFRDALQSPQGLVGRQYLDKRGLSPATIERYGLGFCPANGSGLSKILTPKPVATQKAIELGLLGRRTNGTMYDRFWGRVTFPIRDGSGRIVGFGGRTLGSDHPKYLNSPESPLFSKGRVLYGLFEARQAVRDAERILIVEGYLDVLALVEAGIGYAVASLGTALTLDQLRHAKRFAGERAAVVVCFDSDPAGKKAADRAFTVFSACLQTGVWGLAAFLPEGFDPDKFVRTHGAAATLSILEKAGPLWEFFLQRHDPGSDATVPERVRAAEEIKAVIDNIRDNYPTQYSILATQAAQRLRIDEASFRQIRSVSLTRKPAPAGDKVEPLAAFRSEEATLIVAMALDREVAMRVSHRSVLDAFSSHALADAGRVLIAAWERDHDCAGVIDQLPSSIAEQVTAGLLGKGPLATGDRLQAAKDCIERIERRGHGREAKALLATLRQAEASGDDARYREALTRKNALLRRKEIDDN from the coding sequence CGCCTTCGTTCAACGTCAATGAGGAGCGCGGGCTGTTCCATTGTTTTGGCTGCGGGGTGGGCGGAAACGTCTTTCGGTTCTTGATGCTGGCCGACCGCATCGAATTCCTTGAAGCGGTAGAAGTGCTCGCGCGTCGCGCCGGCGTGACTCTCCCGAAGCGCAATGAACTTGGGAGCACGGGTGAGCAGCACGACCAACTCATTCGGTTGAATGAACTGGCACAACGCTGCTTTCGAGATGCGTTGCAGTCGCCCCAAGGCTTGGTGGGCCGTCAGTACCTCGATAAGCGTGGCCTCAGCCCGGCGACAATCGAACGCTATGGCCTCGGTTTTTGTCCGGCCAATGGTTCGGGATTGTCAAAGATTTTGACCCCGAAACCGGTGGCGACGCAAAAGGCCATCGAACTCGGGTTGCTCGGACGACGAACGAATGGGACGATGTACGACCGGTTCTGGGGAAGGGTGACGTTCCCGATCCGCGACGGCAGCGGTCGCATTGTCGGTTTTGGCGGGCGCACGCTTGGCAGCGATCATCCCAAATACCTCAACTCGCCTGAATCGCCGTTGTTCAGCAAAGGCCGAGTCCTCTATGGGCTGTTTGAGGCACGGCAGGCGGTGCGGGACGCCGAACGCATACTCATCGTCGAGGGCTATCTTGATGTGCTAGCGCTCGTTGAGGCGGGGATTGGTTACGCCGTTGCAAGTCTGGGCACGGCACTGACCTTGGACCAGCTCAGACACGCAAAGCGCTTCGCTGGCGAACGAGCAGCCGTCGTGGTGTGCTTCGATAGTGACCCCGCTGGAAAGAAGGCTGCGGACCGGGCCTTTACCGTTTTCAGCGCTTGTCTTCAGACGGGGGTGTGGGGGCTCGCCGCCTTTCTACCAGAGGGATTCGATCCCGATAAGTTCGTTCGGACGCATGGTGCTGCCGCGACGCTGTCGATCCTGGAGAAGGCAGGGCCGCTGTGGGAATTTTTCCTGCAACGCCATGATCCGGGCTCGGATGCCACCGTGCCTGAGCGCGTCCGCGCTGCTGAGGAGATCAAGGCAGTCATAGATAATATCCGTGATAATTACCCCACGCAGTACAGTATTCTGGCGACACAGGCGGCGCAGCGCCTGCGGATCGACGAAGCGTCCTTTCGTCAGATCCGATCGGTGTCTCTGACACGAAAGCCGGCGCCAGCCGGCGACAAAGTCGAACCCCTAGCGGCGTTTCGGTCTGAAGAAGCCACCTTGATCGTCGCCATGGCATTGGACCGTGAGGTGGCCATGCGGGTGTCGCACCGGAGCGTGCTGGATGCGTTTAGCAGCCACGCTCTTGCCGATGCCGGCCGCGTGTTAATCGCGGCCTGGGAGCGCGATCACGACTGCGCTGGGGTTATCGATCAATTGCCGTCGTCTATCGCGGAGCAGGTCACCGCCGGATTGCTGGGCAAAGGACCTCTGGCGACCGGCGACCGCCTTCAAGCGGCCAAAGACTGCATCGAGCGCATCGAACGGCGCGGGCACGGAAGGGAGGCAAAGGCGCTGCTTGCCACCCTGCGGCAGGCTGAGGCCAGCGGCGACGATGCGCGCTACCGCGAAGCGCTGACACGGAAGAATGCGCTCCTTCGGCGAAAGGAAATTGATGATAATTGA
- a CDS encoding C4-type zinc ribbon domain-containing protein: MSESVETPIDRLAALQEIDCGLREKTELAQSLEREMTEFENELALQRERTGAAQAERDAVDARRRELEAHLEDEEAKMTDRRMRLNRVRNEKELQSIRREIEIGKEANQQTEEQLLAIFESQEKFNAAAKEAETLLRELEQTGTAKVAERRVRISQLKAEVESQREGRARLAATLDRNLRKKYEQIFERRGGTAVVEVRNGTCLGCHMNLPPQFFNELQRTREVRLCPSCHRILFWRPERLDQAETPR, from the coding sequence TTGAGTGAGTCTGTAGAAACGCCGATCGATAGGTTAGCCGCACTGCAGGAGATCGACTGCGGGCTGCGCGAGAAGACCGAGCTGGCTCAGAGCCTCGAACGCGAAATGACCGAGTTCGAAAACGAGCTGGCACTGCAGCGCGAGCGGACCGGTGCCGCGCAGGCGGAGCGTGATGCGGTCGACGCTCGCCGCCGTGAACTCGAGGCGCACCTCGAAGACGAGGAAGCCAAGATGACAGACCGCCGCATGCGTCTGAACCGCGTGCGCAACGAGAAAGAGCTCCAATCCATTCGGCGCGAGATCGAGATCGGAAAAGAAGCGAACCAGCAGACCGAAGAACAATTGCTGGCCATTTTTGAGTCTCAGGAGAAGTTTAACGCCGCGGCGAAGGAAGCCGAGACGCTTCTGCGTGAACTCGAGCAGACCGGGACGGCCAAGGTCGCCGAGCGGCGGGTGCGTATCAGCCAGCTGAAAGCCGAGGTAGAAAGCCAGCGTGAGGGCCGCGCCCGCCTGGCGGCCACCCTGGACAGAAACCTCCGGAAAAAATATGAACAGATCTTCGAACGACGCGGCGGTACCGCCGTAGTCGAAGTGCGCAACGGAACCTGCCTCGGCTGTCACATGAATCTGCCCCCGCAGTTTTTCAACGAACTGCAGCGTACCCGCGAGGTACGGCTATGCCCGAGCTGCCATCGAATCTTGTTCTGGCGGCCGGAACGCCTAGACCAGGCAGAAACACCACGCTAA
- the mraZ gene encoding division/cell wall cluster transcriptional repressor MraZ, whose amino-acid sequence MFEHTIDEKGRVSVPARFREFLQATNDDRVVITNFVMASVRCLDVYPYAVWLQLEERLRAKPQFNQRVMRFQNYYFAAAHECTLDRQGRVLLPPTLRDYAGLTKDVVFTAALEKFRIWDRDQWQRVFGEAEQDIMERPEDLNELGI is encoded by the coding sequence ATGTTTGAGCATACCATCGACGAGAAAGGGCGCGTGAGTGTGCCCGCGCGCTTTCGCGAATTTCTGCAAGCCACAAACGACGACCGCGTCGTCATCACCAATTTCGTAATGGCTTCCGTGCGTTGTCTGGACGTATACCCGTATGCCGTTTGGCTGCAACTTGAGGAGCGGTTGCGGGCAAAGCCGCAGTTCAATCAGCGTGTCATGCGATTCCAGAATTACTACTTTGCCGCCGCTCACGAATGTACCCTCGACAGGCAGGGACGGGTTCTCCTGCCGCCGACTTTGCGCGACTACGCCGGGCTCACGAAAGACGTCGTCTTTACTGCGGCCCTAGAGAAGTTCCGCATCTGGGATCGCGACCAATGGCAGCGGGTATTTGGAGAGGCCGAGCAGGACATCATGGAACGGCCTGAGGACCTGAACGAACTCGGGATTTGA
- a CDS encoding penicillin-binding protein, with protein sequence MKPGALRMRIAATAGVFFMLFVVALARAFQLCVIEGASLKELAGRQHRQRVALPPERGPIVDRHGDLLALTVESAAVYARPRALEQSGTTIPALSRALGVAPALVAEKIKAPERFVWLLRSATPEQAEAVGALGLPGVGSESTRRRFYPRGDLAGQVVGFAGIDSQGLEGVELAYDHDLRGALESLSVERDARGRRMLTEGAWQPLPRQGARVELTLDANLQQVAQTELQSAVAARRAAAGVAVVMDPSTGEILALASVPTFDPNQVSTATAHQWRNRVIADSYEPGSTFKGILAAAALEAGVVGVEDRIFCENGRYAIGRRVVHDHEPYGWLTFADVIKHSSNIGAGKVGERLGAERFGKAIRDFGFGETTRIDLPGEVPGLLRPAQQWGRINLVTISFGQGIAVTPMQLLRAYAAIANGGKLMRPYVVRRIIAPDGAVLRENRPEVVRQLISPRTAAVVTGLLQGVVEGGTGTQARIDGIPVAGKTGTAQKVEAGRYSARDRMSSFIGFVPANAPRFVILVVIDSPKTVTYGGIVAAPVFRKIAEYGVDRLGLRIASTSASVPEAQPAKAHLVSWNATDADRGMPSFIGLSMRQALIQADHAGWEVQTQGSGFVVEQDPPPGAQTAKSRKLELRFGSAAG encoded by the coding sequence ATGAAACCTGGAGCGTTGCGCATGCGCATCGCTGCCACGGCGGGCGTCTTCTTTATGCTCTTCGTTGTCGCGCTGGCGCGGGCGTTCCAGCTTTGTGTGATCGAGGGGGCCTCGCTCAAAGAATTGGCGGGCCGGCAGCATCGACAACGGGTTGCGCTGCCGCCTGAGCGCGGTCCCATCGTGGACCGCCACGGCGACCTGCTGGCGCTCACGGTCGAATCCGCTGCTGTCTATGCCCGTCCCCGCGCCTTGGAGCAAAGCGGCACAACGATTCCGGCCCTCTCTCGAGCGCTGGGCGTGGCGCCTGCGTTGGTTGCCGAAAAGATCAAGGCGCCAGAACGCTTTGTGTGGTTGCTACGGAGCGCTACTCCGGAGCAGGCGGAAGCGGTCGGAGCGTTGGGGCTGCCGGGCGTTGGAAGCGAGTCCACACGACGGCGCTTTTACCCCCGCGGAGATCTCGCTGGCCAGGTGGTCGGATTTGCCGGCATTGATTCCCAGGGTCTCGAAGGCGTCGAGTTGGCGTACGATCACGATCTGCGGGGCGCGCTAGAATCGCTGAGTGTGGAACGTGACGCGCGTGGCCGACGCATGCTCACCGAAGGCGCATGGCAGCCCTTGCCGCGCCAGGGTGCCAGAGTAGAGCTGACCCTGGATGCGAACCTGCAACAGGTGGCCCAAACCGAACTGCAATCGGCGGTCGCTGCGCGTCGCGCGGCTGCTGGCGTTGCCGTGGTCATGGATCCATCGACGGGCGAGATCTTGGCCTTGGCCAGCGTTCCTACTTTCGACCCGAACCAAGTCTCTACCGCGACGGCGCACCAGTGGCGAAATCGCGTCATCGCCGACTCCTACGAACCCGGTTCGACCTTTAAGGGCATCTTGGCGGCGGCTGCCCTTGAGGCCGGGGTGGTGGGCGTGGAAGACCGCATCTTCTGTGAGAACGGACGCTACGCCATCGGGCGTCGGGTCGTTCACGATCACGAACCGTATGGGTGGCTGACTTTCGCCGACGTGATAAAGCATTCGAGCAACATTGGCGCCGGCAAGGTTGGCGAGCGCCTTGGAGCGGAGCGCTTCGGCAAGGCCATCAGAGACTTCGGCTTTGGCGAGACGACCCGAATCGATCTGCCTGGGGAAGTGCCCGGCCTGCTTCGACCCGCTCAGCAGTGGGGGCGGATCAACCTGGTCACTATTAGTTTTGGTCAAGGTATCGCGGTGACACCGATGCAGTTGCTCCGCGCCTACGCGGCCATTGCGAACGGCGGAAAACTCATGCGGCCGTATGTCGTCCGCCGCATCATCGCGCCGGATGGTGCGGTGCTGCGCGAAAACAGGCCAGAGGTGGTACGCCAGCTGATCTCGCCGCGAACAGCGGCCGTGGTGACTGGACTGCTGCAGGGTGTGGTCGAGGGGGGCACCGGGACCCAGGCGCGCATCGATGGCATCCCGGTTGCCGGTAAGACCGGTACGGCGCAGAAAGTGGAGGCCGGCCGATACTCGGCGCGCGACCGGATGTCGTCCTTCATCGGATTCGTACCCGCAAATGCTCCGCGCTTCGTCATTCTGGTGGTTATCGATAGTCCCAAGACGGTCACATATGGGGGGATCGTCGCCGCCCCGGTCTTTCGGAAGATCGCGGAGTACGGAGTGGATCGCCTGGGGCTCCGCATCGCGTCGACATCAGCGTCGGTCCCCGAAGCGCAGCCGGCAAAGGCGCACTTGGTGAGTTGGAATGCGACCGATGCTGACCGCGGTATGCCGAGCTTCATCGGGCTGAGCATGCGCCAGGCGCTGATCCAAGCGGATCACGCTGGTTGGGAAGTGCAGACGCAGGGCTCTGGCTTCGTGGTGGAGCAAGACCCCCCGCCGGGTGCGCAGACCGCGAAGAGCAGAAAACTCGAACTGCGATTTGGCTCAGCAGCCGGCTGA
- the murF gene encoding UDP-N-acetylmuramoyl-tripeptide--D-alanyl-D-alanine ligase yields MTISAIAKQVCTTSMNWTLQDVVAATGGTAIPGASDRLFSSVTTDSRHVEPGGLFFALRGPQHDGHDFVPEAVRLGVAGAVVDHRINQVSATQVCVPDTLKALGDLALWTRLRRPVQVVAVTGSNGKTTTKEMIAAICAAADPPPPRTRILKTEGNENNLIGLPRTVLRLRGDEAVAVLEMGMNRPGEIARLTEIARPDYAVITNVGPAHLAGFGGSIAGVAAAKAELFAGLTRDAVMAVNADDEWVRRMATPFQARKVTFGTEGEVRARAVADFGTDGIAFDLVIAGRASRVRLHFVGHHNVANALAAAAIGHAMGVSLEVIARGLESAFVTPMRMQVARLPNGVTVINDAYNANPSSVEAALMALRRFSGRPVVVLGEMWELGDEARRAHRFIGERAAALGVQQLFLLGAQADAVADGARAGGMHPDAIHVCGSHAEVAEAVAARWQPGDIVLVKGSRGMKMEEVVRLLERARSMP; encoded by the coding sequence ATGACCATATCAGCAATTGCCAAGCAGGTGTGCACCACGTCGATGAACTGGACCTTGCAAGACGTCGTTGCCGCCACGGGGGGAACTGCGATCCCCGGGGCGTCCGATCGGCTCTTCAGTTCGGTGACGACCGACTCCCGCCATGTGGAGCCGGGCGGGCTGTTCTTCGCATTACGGGGGCCCCAGCATGATGGCCACGATTTTGTACCGGAGGCCGTCCGCTTGGGTGTCGCCGGCGCGGTGGTCGATCATCGGATCAATCAGGTATCCGCAACTCAGGTGTGCGTGCCGGATACTCTCAAGGCGCTGGGTGATCTAGCGCTCTGGACCCGTCTGCGCAGGCCCGTTCAGGTGGTTGCCGTTACCGGCAGCAACGGCAAGACCACGACCAAGGAAATGATCGCTGCGATCTGCGCCGCCGCTGATCCTCCACCGCCACGGACGCGGATCTTGAAGACGGAAGGGAACGAGAACAATCTGATCGGTCTGCCCCGTACGGTGCTTCGCCTGCGTGGTGACGAAGCCGTCGCCGTGCTGGAAATGGGCATGAATCGACCCGGCGAGATCGCGCGTCTGACGGAGATCGCACGGCCCGATTACGCCGTCATCACGAACGTCGGACCTGCGCATCTGGCAGGCTTCGGGGGCAGTATCGCTGGTGTGGCGGCCGCGAAAGCGGAACTCTTTGCCGGTCTTACCCGGGACGCGGTGATGGCCGTCAATGCCGACGACGAGTGGGTGCGAAGGATGGCGACGCCGTTCCAGGCCCGCAAGGTCACGTTCGGTACGGAGGGCGAAGTGCGTGCCCGCGCCGTGGCGGATTTTGGAACCGACGGCATCGCGTTTGATCTCGTCATTGCGGGCCGAGCCAGCCGAGTGCGCCTGCATTTCGTCGGACACCATAACGTGGCCAACGCCTTGGCGGCGGCGGCGATCGGACATGCGATGGGCGTCAGCCTCGAGGTGATTGCCCGCGGCTTGGAGAGCGCCTTCGTCACACCGATGCGGATGCAGGTTGCACGCCTGCCGAACGGCGTGACCGTGATCAATGACGCATACAACGCAAACCCGTCCAGCGTGGAGGCCGCCTTGATGGCGTTGCGACGCTTTTCCGGACGGCCAGTGGTGGTGTTGGGGGAGATGTGGGAGCTGGGCGACGAGGCCCGGCGCGCTCACCGTTTCATCGGCGAGCGCGCCGCGGCCCTCGGCGTGCAACAGCTGTTCTTGCTCGGGGCGCAGGCCGACGCGGTGGCGGACGGCGCGCGCGCGGGCGGCATGCACCCGGACGCGATTCATGTCTGCGGCTCCCATGCCGAGGTGGCGGAAGCGGTGGCGGCCCGATGGCAGCCGGGCGACATTGTGCTCGTCAAGGGATCACGCGGCATGAAGATGGAAGAGGTGGTGCGGCTGCTGGAAAGAGCGAGGAGTATGCCGTGA
- the mraY gene encoding phospho-N-acetylmuramoyl-pentapeptide-transferase: MLYHLLYPLHGAYSLFNVFRYITFRTLIAAITSLLISFLLGPWLIRRLTARQIGQTIRPDGPQSHLSKAGTPTMGGTLILFSLVLTTLLLADLTNLYVWLAVGVTIAYAIIGFADDYRKLRRGHARGLSGAAKLFAQFGVALVAGLLLFWKHDFSTAVFFPFVKELHPDLGWWYVPFAAVVVVGTSNAVNLTDGLDGLAIGPVMTTAFTYGVFAYVTGNVKLAEYLQIPYVHGAGELAIFCGALLCAGLGFLWFNAYPAEMFMGDVGSLPLGAALAIVALVTKQEIVLVIVGGVFVVEALSVIFQVASFKLRQKRIFRMAPIHHHFELLGWPEPQIIVRFWIISIICALLALSTLKLR, from the coding sequence ATGCTGTATCACCTCCTGTACCCGCTCCACGGGGCATACTCTCTCTTCAACGTCTTTCGATACATAACTTTCCGTACGCTGATTGCCGCCATCACCTCATTGCTGATTTCCTTTCTCCTCGGACCGTGGCTCATTCGGCGTCTGACGGCGCGGCAGATCGGACAAACGATCCGTCCGGACGGCCCACAGAGCCATTTGTCAAAAGCCGGCACCCCGACGATGGGGGGTACGCTGATCCTCTTTTCATTGGTACTGACGACGCTGCTGTTGGCGGACCTCACCAATCTCTATGTCTGGCTTGCCGTGGGAGTCACCATAGCCTACGCCATCATCGGCTTCGCCGACGATTATCGGAAGCTTCGGCGTGGTCACGCCCGCGGTCTGAGCGGGGCTGCCAAGTTGTTTGCCCAGTTCGGGGTGGCCCTGGTAGCCGGATTGCTCTTATTCTGGAAGCATGACTTCAGCACCGCCGTGTTCTTCCCATTTGTCAAAGAACTGCACCCCGATCTCGGTTGGTGGTACGTCCCGTTCGCGGCTGTCGTCGTGGTGGGTACTTCCAACGCTGTGAATCTCACCGATGGCCTCGACGGCCTGGCGATCGGGCCGGTGATGACCACCGCGTTCACTTACGGCGTTTTTGCCTACGTGACCGGGAACGTGAAGCTGGCGGAGTACCTCCAAATTCCTTATGTCCACGGCGCCGGGGAATTGGCCATCTTTTGTGGCGCCTTACTCTGCGCTGGCCTCGGTTTCCTGTGGTTCAATGCCTATCCCGCTGAGATGTTCATGGGGGATGTCGGCTCCCTGCCATTGGGCGCGGCGCTCGCCATCGTGGCACTGGTCACCAAACAGGAAATTGTCTTGGTGATCGTCGGCGGCGTTTTCGTCGTCGAGGCGTTGTCGGTGATCTTTCAGGTTGCGTCGTTCAAGCTCCGCCAGAAGCGCATCTTCCGCATGGCGCCGATCCACCATCATTTCGAGCTGCTGGGTTGGCCCGAACCGCAGATCATTGTGCGCTTTTGGATCATCTCGATCATCTGCGCCCTGTTGGCGCTCAGCACTTTGAAGTTGCGATGA
- the murD gene encoding UDP-N-acetylmuramoyl-L-alanine--D-glutamate ligase, with protein MMLNVAGQQFLVIGAGKTGQSVAAFLARYGARTRLVERTAEALARATLPAGIETSVGDSTEDLLRGVDVVIPSPGVARTHGLLRRAVSRGVPVMSEIELAARVLACPILAVTGTNGKSTTTVLLGNMLKEAGLRVFVGGNLGTPLIDACAAEQEFEAAVVEVSSFQLEWVYTFRPQVALLLNMTPDHLDRYPNMDEYQRAKAALLAAQQPGDVAVLNRDDPWVWEQRRRTRAATISFGREPVEFGSFVDGNAIIYWGPDPLPRRFALDAVMLQGTHNRENMMAAVTAAAIWGIPDAAIQRALENTRGLPHRLALVGERDGVCFYDDSKGTNVGAMEKSVASFSGNVILLAGGYDKGGDFTALTPLLRTHVKHLVLFGAAGPTIHAQLGDAVPASTVPDLAAAVRTAAAHAGPGDTVLLSPGCASFDEFTDYAARGRRFRELVEAL; from the coding sequence ATGATGCTCAACGTTGCCGGTCAGCAGTTTCTTGTCATCGGTGCGGGCAAAACAGGCCAGAGTGTCGCGGCCTTCCTGGCGCGGTACGGAGCGCGCACCCGCCTGGTTGAACGAACGGCCGAGGCGCTGGCGCGGGCGACGCTGCCTGCCGGGATCGAAACCAGCGTGGGGGACAGCACTGAGGATCTGCTGCGCGGCGTCGACGTGGTCATCCCCAGCCCAGGGGTGGCACGCACACACGGGCTGCTGCGTCGCGCCGTCAGCCGCGGTGTGCCCGTCATGAGTGAGATCGAACTGGCGGCGCGCGTCCTGGCTTGCCCGATCTTGGCGGTGACCGGCACCAACGGGAAGAGCACCACCACCGTACTCCTTGGCAACATGCTGAAAGAGGCGGGCTTGCGGGTGTTCGTAGGCGGTAACCTCGGCACGCCGTTGATTGACGCGTGTGCGGCGGAGCAGGAGTTTGAAGCCGCCGTGGTCGAGGTCTCGAGCTTCCAGCTGGAGTGGGTGTACACCTTCCGACCTCAGGTTGCCCTGTTGCTGAATATGACCCCGGACCACTTGGACCGCTACCCGAACATGGATGAGTACCAGCGTGCCAAAGCCGCGCTCCTGGCGGCACAGCAGCCGGGCGATGTTGCGGTGTTGAACCGCGATGACCCGTGGGTTTGGGAACAGCGCCGCAGGACACGGGCGGCGACGATTTCGTTCGGGCGCGAACCGGTCGAGTTCGGCAGCTTCGTTGACGGAAACGCGATCATCTACTGGGGCCCGGATCCTCTGCCGCGCAGGTTCGCGCTCGATGCCGTGATGTTGCAGGGTACGCACAACCGCGAAAACATGATGGCGGCGGTCACCGCCGCCGCGATCTGGGGCATCCCGGACGCCGCCATTCAGCGAGCCCTGGAGAACACTCGCGGCTTGCCGCATCGCCTCGCGCTCGTCGGTGAGCGCGACGGGGTGTGCTTCTATGACGATTCCAAAGGAACGAACGTCGGCGCCATGGAAAAATCGGTGGCGAGCTTCAGCGGCAACGTCATCCTGCTCGCCGGCGGCTACGACAAGGGCGGCGACTTTACGGCACTGACCCCGTTGCTGCGGACCCACGTCAAACATCTGGTGCTGTTCGGCGCTGCGGGACCGACGATCCACGCGCAGCTGGGTGACGCGGTTCCAGCCTCCACCGTGCCCGACCTGGCGGCAGCGGTTCGTACCGCCGCTGCGCACGCCGGTCCGGGCGACACCGTGCTCCTGTCGCCGGGGTGCGCGAGCTTTGATGAATTCACCGACTATGCTGCCCGTGGCAGACGCTTTCGGGAACTGGTGGAGGCGTTATGA
- the ftsW gene encoding putative lipid II flippase FtsW codes for MKIAQLDSLRQRVVMPRLNRPDLWLLIAAAGLTGLGIVMVFNASYFFAQDRYGDPLIFFRKQLFALGCGAALLLIVSHLRLEWFERIAYPAFILIMVALALVFVPGVGLTRGGARRWIGIGPFSFQPSEFAKIIVVLYLARSIARKRERMTEFFTGVVPHLVVVGLCALFVVVQPDFGTAAILVLVLVLMLYGGGARPAHLMGLALTTLPVVGFALVRAPYRWRRILAFVDPWRYSQDIAFQLVQSLISFGSGGLTGIGLGGSKQKMFFLPEAHTDFIFALIGEELGLVGALAVLALFAVVGIRGFRIALRHPDPFASMLALGLTLVILLEAVVNVGVVLGLLPTKGLALPFLSYGGSALIGTLVQIGILASLSRVTG; via the coding sequence ATGAAGATCGCGCAGCTTGACAGCCTGCGGCAACGCGTCGTCATGCCGCGCCTGAATCGGCCAGATCTCTGGTTGCTGATTGCGGCGGCAGGCTTGACGGGGCTGGGCATCGTGATGGTCTTCAACGCCAGCTATTTCTTCGCACAAGATCGGTACGGAGACCCGTTGATTTTCTTCCGCAAACAGCTTTTCGCGCTCGGTTGCGGCGCTGCGTTGCTGTTGATCGTCTCGCACCTACGCCTGGAATGGTTCGAGCGCATCGCGTACCCTGCGTTCATTCTCATCATGGTGGCCCTGGCGCTGGTCTTTGTGCCCGGCGTGGGCCTGACCCGCGGCGGAGCGCGCCGATGGATTGGTATCGGCCCGTTCAGTTTTCAGCCGTCCGAATTCGCCAAGATCATTGTCGTTCTCTATCTCGCCCGTTCGATCGCCCGCAAACGCGAGCGCATGACGGAGTTCTTCACCGGCGTTGTGCCGCACCTGGTCGTTGTCGGCCTGTGTGCGCTGTTCGTCGTCGTCCAGCCGGACTTCGGCACGGCGGCGATCTTGGTGCTGGTCTTGGTCCTGATGCTGTACGGGGGCGGGGCCCGTCCCGCGCATCTCATGGGTCTGGCCTTGACCACGCTGCCGGTGGTGGGCTTCGCGCTTGTCCGGGCACCGTACCGTTGGCGGCGCATCCTCGCTTTCGTCGACCCATGGCGATATAGCCAGGACATTGCGTTTCAGCTGGTCCAATCACTCATCTCCTTCGGCTCCGGAGGGCTCACGGGCATCGGCCTGGGCGGGAGCAAACAGAAGATGTTCTTCTTGCCGGAAGCACATACGGATTTCATCTTCGCTTTGATCGGGGAGGAGCTCGGTTTGGTTGGTGCGCTCGCCGTGCTGGCGCTGTTCGCGGTGGTTGGGATACGCGGGTTCCGCATTGCCCTCCGCCATCCGGATCCCTTCGCCAGCATGCTAGCTTTGGGCCTTACCCTGGTGATATTGTTGGAAGCAGTGGTCAATGTTGGGGTGGTGCTGGGGCTGCTGCCTACGAAGGGGCTCGCGTTACCCTTCTTGAGCTATGGTGGATCCGCCTTGATCGGCACGCTGGTGCAGATCGGTATTCTCGCATCATTGTCGCGGGTGACTGGCTAG